In a single window of the Thunnus albacares chromosome 1, fThuAlb1.1, whole genome shotgun sequence genome:
- the LOC122985086 gene encoding excitatory amino acid transporter 2-like isoform X1 — protein sequence MQKQVEVRMDESHLEPTVDTTESACSSLCDKIMKNMVLTLTILGVFLGSIAGMLLRHISPLPPDVILIISFPGEILMRMLKMLILPLVVSSLVTGLAGLDAKSSGRLGTRAMVYYMTTTVIAAVLGVILVLLIHPGNPKLRANLGQGKKNDEVSSVDALFDLIRNLFPENLVQACFQQVGVAENVSTHHIQSDSSVSSCNCFFFSFLLIQIQTVTTKIPVPTNRTKAPPQFTIKKSLQFKSGMNVLGLIGFFVAFGVIMGKMGEKAKLMLEFFNVLNEIVMNIVGAIMWYSPVGIACLICGKIISIADLEVVAKQLGMYMVTVIVGLIIHGGIFLPLIYFVIVKENPFKFFMGIFQAWVTALGTASSAGTLPVTFRCLEENLGIDKRVTRFVLPVGATINMDGTALYEAVAAIFIAQMNGIELDWGQIITVSMTATLASVGAASIPSAGLVTMLLILTAVGLPTQDISLLVAVDWLLDRFRTSVNVVGDSYGAGIVYHLSKDELDSFDAQQARMDEFEMAKTQSYFENNSNQNVYTHHNSILIDDCKVTMGKNGKTPEFSHVEEEPWKCE from the exons ATGCAGAAGCAAGTGGAGGTCAGGATGGATGAGAGCCACTTGGAGCCCACAGTGGACACTACGGAGAGCGCATGTAGCAGTCTGTGCGATAAAATCATGAAGAACATGGTTCTCACTCTCACAATTCTTG GTGTGTTTCTGGGCTCCATTGCTGGAATGCTGCTGCGGCACATATCGCCTCTCCCTCCTGATGTCATTTTGATCATCAGCTTCCCGGGGGAGATCCTAATGAGGATGCTGAAGATGCTTATTTTACCTCTTGTTGTCTCCAGTTTGGTCACAG GACTTGCTGGCTTGGATGCTAAATCAAGTGGCCGTTTAGGCACCAGAGCCATGGTGTACTACATGACAACAACAGTGATTGCAGCCGTCCTGGGAGTGATCCTGGTGCTGCTCATCCATCCCGGGAACCCCAAGCTGAGGGCTAATCTTGGACAGGGAAAGAAGAACGACGAGGTGTCCAGCGTGGACGCTTTGTTTGATCTCATCCGAAATCTTTTCCCGGAGAACTTGGTGCAGGCCTGCTTCCAACAGGTAGGAGTCGCGGAGAATGTTTCCACCCACCATATACAGTCTGATTCATCTGTCAGTAGCTGcaactgtttcttcttttcttttcttctcatccagATTCAGACAGTAACTACCAAAATACCGGTGCCCACTAACAGAACCAAAGCACCTCCACAGTTCACAATCAAGAAGTCGCTTCAGTTCAAGAGTGGGATGAATGTCCTGG GTTTGATTGGATTCTTTGTTGCTTTTGGAGTTATTATGGGGAAAATGGGGGAGAAGGCCAAGTTGATGTTGGAGTTTTTCAACGTCCTGAATGAGATTGTTATGAACATTGTCGGTGCAATTATGTG GTACTCACCTGTTGGTATTGCCTGCCTCATCTGTGGGAAGATCATCTCTATTGCTGACTTGGAGGTGGTTGCTAAGCAGCTGGGGATGTATATGGTCACTGTGATAGTGGGCCTCATCATCCATGGAGGCATCTTCCTTCCGCTGATATATTTTGTAATAGTAAAAGAAAATCCCTTCAAGTTCTTCATGGGAATATTCCAGGCATGGGTCACGGCTCTTGGAACAGCGTCCAG TGCTGGAACTTTGCCTGTCACGTTCCGATGCTTAGAGGAGAACCTGGGCATCGACAAGAGAGTAACACGTTTTGTCCTCCCAGTGGGTGCGACTATAAACATGGACGGCACAGCACTTTATGAGGCTGTGGCTGCCATCTTCATCGCTCAGATGAATGGGATTGAGCTCGATTGGGGCCAGATTATTACCGTCAG TATGACAGCCACCCTGGCCAGTGTTGGAGCAGCCAGTATCCCCAGCGCTGGACTTGTGACCATGCTTCTGATCCTCACGGCAGTGGGGTTGCCCACTCAGGACATCAGCCTCCTGGTGGCTGTCGACTGGCTGCT GGATCGTTTCCGTACCTCAGTAAACGTGGTCGGGGACTCGTACGGAGCAGGTATCGTGTACCATCTTTCCAAAGATGAGCTGGATTCATTCGATGCCCAGCAGGCCCGGATGGATGAGTTTGAGATGGCAAAGACACAATCCTACTTTGAAAATAACAGCAACCAGAATGTATACACTCACCACAACTCAATCTTGATAGACGACTGCAAG GTCACCATGGGCAAAAATGGCAAGACTCCAGAGTTCTCTCATGTTGAGGAGGAACCATGGAAATGCGAGTAA
- the LOC122985099 gene encoding uncharacterized protein DDB_G0271670-like: MEMKSLLFGVILGLFAVVHSTPVNAVTQIPIKAEDDVYREVVEDEFLVDQKLLPSLTTEPPKRNTTVQASHPTPSDSEESDTHTPLDDMIESNAAWETSDKSTISVFFQDRGEHYATTSTRSTSTVLPRDTDVSTSDSPTTQSPQSGFTSSSMSTEDYGFLTTLSSDLGSGDGEILDQNPATSSTTTPSSNTETRPTSLFEGNEGSGSGSEEFFSSAITSSSTTETSAASSTFPATSISSEGLQSSSVSESGSGLESEISKESRQRMFSEVKEPHKVEASDDPDSHQHKGHNTPDWIIILGFVVGVAALVIICAAIATRDKWNGPNQLKTKTNSSDQQREVEMDTFLHKDMPRENGKATEYTVIPLEELPEKYSH; this comes from the exons atggagatgaagagtCTACTTTTTGGGGTTATTCTTGGACTTTTTGCTGTCGTCCACTCAACACCAGTTAATG CTGTGACCCAGATTCCCATCAAAGCTGAGGATGACGTTTACCGAGAGGTTGTGGAGGATGAGTTCCTGGTCGATCAGAAATTGTTACCTTCACTCACAACTGAACCACctaaaagaaacacaactgtTCAAGCATCCCACCCAACTCCCTCTGACTCAGAGGAGAGCGACACTCATACTCCGTTGGATGACATGATTGAGAGCAATGCTGCATGGGAGACCAGCGACAAATCCACAATCTCTGTGTTCTTCCAAGACAGAGGTGAACACTATGCAACCACATCTACGAGGTCTACCTCCACAGTGTTGCCACGGGATACTGACGTCTCCACTTCAGATTCACCTACCACCCAAAGCCCTCAGTCTGGCTTTACCTCTTCTTCAATGTCAACTGAAGACTACGGCTTCCTGACTACCCTGAGTTCTGATTTAGGGTCTGGAGATGGAGAGATCCTAGACCAGAACCCTGCTACAAGCTCCACTACGACCCCTAGCTCCAACACAGAAACTAGACCCACTTCACTGTTTGAAGGAAACGAAGGATCAGGATCGGGTTCAGAAGAGTTTTTTAGCTCCGCTATTACCTCTAGCTCTACCACAGAAACTAGCGCTGCATCATCAACCTTCCCAGCTACTAGTATCAGCAGTGAAGGATTACAATCAAGCTCAGTCTCAGAATCAGGATCAGGATTAGAATCAGAAATATCAAAAGAATCACGCCAAAGAATGTTTTCTGAAG TTAAAGAGCCTCACAAGGTGGAAGCTTCTGACGATCCTGACTCTCACCAGCACAAAGGACACAATACACCAG ATTGGATCATCATCCTTGGCTTTGTTGTTGGTGTAGCAGCACTGGTAATAATCTGCGCCGCAATCGCTACCAGAGACAA GTGGAATGGACCAAACCAGctaaaaaccaaaactaactCCTCAGACCAGCAGAGGGAGGTAGAGATGGACACTTTCCTGCACAAAGACATGCCAAGGGAGAATGGAAAGGCAACAGAGTACACAGTCATTCCTCTGGAGGAGCTCCCAGAGAAATATTCACACTGA
- the LOC122985062 gene encoding methylthioribulose-1-phosphate dehydratase isoform X3, with product MSSLCGTSNDFQDAAQESIEKQDQEHPRVLIPELCRLFYQLGWVTGTGGGISLRRGEQIYIAPSGVQKERIQPEDMFVCDVEEKDISCPPAWKKLKKSQCTPLFMNAYTMRGAQAVIHTHSKAAVMATLLYPGKEFRITHQEMIKGIRKGTSGTNYRYDETLVVPIIENTPEERDLKDRMALAMEQYPNSCAVLVRRHGVYVWGETWEKAKTMCECYDYLFDIAVQMKQCGLDPSALPLEEKGIV from the exons ATGTCATCTTTGTGTGGCACCAGCAATGACTTCCAAGATGCCGCTCAAGAGTCCATAGAGAAGCAG GACCAGGAGCATCCTCGTGTTCTTATTCCTGAACTATGTCGACTCTTCTACCAGCTGGGATGGGTGACGGGGACGGGCGGAGGAATCAGTTTGAGAAGAGG AGAACAGATCTACATCGCACCATCGGGTGTCCAGAAAGAGAGAATACAG CCAGaagacatgtttgtttgtgatgtgGAGGAGAAGGACATCAGCTGTCCACCTGCCTggaaaaagttaaagaaaagcCAGTGCACCCCTCTCTTTATGAATGCCTATACTATGAGAG GGGCACAAGCAGTTATACACACCCACTCCAAGGCTGCTGTCATGGCAACACTGCTGTATCCTGGCAAAGAGTTCAGGATAACACACCAGGAGATGATCAAGGGGATTCGTAAGGGTACCTCAGGCACCAACTATCG GTATGATGAAACTCTGGTAGTGCCCATCATTGAGAATACTCCGGAAGAAAGGGACTTGAAAGACAGGATGGCTTTGGCCATGGAGCAGTATCCAAATTCATGTGCAGTCCTCGTCCGCCGACATGGGGTGTACGTCTGGGGTGAGACATGGGAAAAAGCCAAGACCAT GTGCGAATGCTACGACTACCTGTTTGATATCGCCGTCCAGATGAAGCAGTGTGGACTAGACCCTTCAGCCCTCCCATTGGAAGAGAagggaatagtttga
- the LOC122985062 gene encoding methylthioribulose-1-phosphate dehydratase isoform X2 gives MTRHEKAMSSLCGTSNDFQDAAQESIEKQDQEHPRVLIPELCRLFYQLGWVTGTGGGISLRRGEQIYIAPSGVQKERIQPEDMFVCDVEEKDISCPPAWKKLKKSQCTPLFMNAYTMRGAQAVIHTHSKAAVMATLLYPGKEFRITHQEMIKGIRKGTSGTNYRYDETLVVPIIENTPEERDLKDRMALAMEQYPNSCAVLVRRHGVYVWGETWEKAKTMCECYDYLFDIAVQMKQCGLDPSALPLEEKGIV, from the exons ATGACACGACATGAAAAA GCCATGTCATCTTTGTGTGGCACCAGCAATGACTTCCAAGATGCCGCTCAAGAGTCCATAGAGAAGCAG GACCAGGAGCATCCTCGTGTTCTTATTCCTGAACTATGTCGACTCTTCTACCAGCTGGGATGGGTGACGGGGACGGGCGGAGGAATCAGTTTGAGAAGAGG AGAACAGATCTACATCGCACCATCGGGTGTCCAGAAAGAGAGAATACAG CCAGaagacatgtttgtttgtgatgtgGAGGAGAAGGACATCAGCTGTCCACCTGCCTggaaaaagttaaagaaaagcCAGTGCACCCCTCTCTTTATGAATGCCTATACTATGAGAG GGGCACAAGCAGTTATACACACCCACTCCAAGGCTGCTGTCATGGCAACACTGCTGTATCCTGGCAAAGAGTTCAGGATAACACACCAGGAGATGATCAAGGGGATTCGTAAGGGTACCTCAGGCACCAACTATCG GTATGATGAAACTCTGGTAGTGCCCATCATTGAGAATACTCCGGAAGAAAGGGACTTGAAAGACAGGATGGCTTTGGCCATGGAGCAGTATCCAAATTCATGTGCAGTCCTCGTCCGCCGACATGGGGTGTACGTCTGGGGTGAGACATGGGAAAAAGCCAAGACCAT GTGCGAATGCTACGACTACCTGTTTGATATCGCCGTCCAGATGAAGCAGTGTGGACTAGACCCTTCAGCCCTCCCATTGGAAGAGAagggaatagtttga
- the LOC122985062 gene encoding methylthioribulose-1-phosphate dehydratase isoform X1, whose translation MTRHEKVAMSSLCGTSNDFQDAAQESIEKQDQEHPRVLIPELCRLFYQLGWVTGTGGGISLRRGEQIYIAPSGVQKERIQPEDMFVCDVEEKDISCPPAWKKLKKSQCTPLFMNAYTMRGAQAVIHTHSKAAVMATLLYPGKEFRITHQEMIKGIRKGTSGTNYRYDETLVVPIIENTPEERDLKDRMALAMEQYPNSCAVLVRRHGVYVWGETWEKAKTMCECYDYLFDIAVQMKQCGLDPSALPLEEKGIV comes from the exons ATGACACGACATGAAAAAGTA GCCATGTCATCTTTGTGTGGCACCAGCAATGACTTCCAAGATGCCGCTCAAGAGTCCATAGAGAAGCAG GACCAGGAGCATCCTCGTGTTCTTATTCCTGAACTATGTCGACTCTTCTACCAGCTGGGATGGGTGACGGGGACGGGCGGAGGAATCAGTTTGAGAAGAGG AGAACAGATCTACATCGCACCATCGGGTGTCCAGAAAGAGAGAATACAG CCAGaagacatgtttgtttgtgatgtgGAGGAGAAGGACATCAGCTGTCCACCTGCCTggaaaaagttaaagaaaagcCAGTGCACCCCTCTCTTTATGAATGCCTATACTATGAGAG GGGCACAAGCAGTTATACACACCCACTCCAAGGCTGCTGTCATGGCAACACTGCTGTATCCTGGCAAAGAGTTCAGGATAACACACCAGGAGATGATCAAGGGGATTCGTAAGGGTACCTCAGGCACCAACTATCG GTATGATGAAACTCTGGTAGTGCCCATCATTGAGAATACTCCGGAAGAAAGGGACTTGAAAGACAGGATGGCTTTGGCCATGGAGCAGTATCCAAATTCATGTGCAGTCCTCGTCCGCCGACATGGGGTGTACGTCTGGGGTGAGACATGGGAAAAAGCCAAGACCAT GTGCGAATGCTACGACTACCTGTTTGATATCGCCGTCCAGATGAAGCAGTGTGGACTAGACCCTTCAGCCCTCCCATTGGAAGAGAagggaatagtttga
- the LOC122985086 gene encoding excitatory amino acid transporter 2-like isoform X2 → MQKQVEVRMDESHLEPTVDTTESACSSLCDKIMKNMVLTLTILGVFLGSIAGMLLRHISPLPPDVILIISFPGEILMRMLKMLILPLVVSSLVTGLAGLDAKSSGRLGTRAMVYYMTTTVIAAVLGVILVLLIHPGNPKLRANLGQGKKNDEVSSVDALFDLIRNLFPENLVQACFQQIQTVTTKIPVPTNRTKAPPQFTIKKSLQFKSGMNVLGLIGFFVAFGVIMGKMGEKAKLMLEFFNVLNEIVMNIVGAIMWYSPVGIACLICGKIISIADLEVVAKQLGMYMVTVIVGLIIHGGIFLPLIYFVIVKENPFKFFMGIFQAWVTALGTASSAGTLPVTFRCLEENLGIDKRVTRFVLPVGATINMDGTALYEAVAAIFIAQMNGIELDWGQIITVSMTATLASVGAASIPSAGLVTMLLILTAVGLPTQDISLLVAVDWLLDRFRTSVNVVGDSYGAGIVYHLSKDELDSFDAQQARMDEFEMAKTQSYFENNSNQNVYTHHNSILIDDCKVTMGKNGKTPEFSHVEEEPWKCE, encoded by the exons ATGCAGAAGCAAGTGGAGGTCAGGATGGATGAGAGCCACTTGGAGCCCACAGTGGACACTACGGAGAGCGCATGTAGCAGTCTGTGCGATAAAATCATGAAGAACATGGTTCTCACTCTCACAATTCTTG GTGTGTTTCTGGGCTCCATTGCTGGAATGCTGCTGCGGCACATATCGCCTCTCCCTCCTGATGTCATTTTGATCATCAGCTTCCCGGGGGAGATCCTAATGAGGATGCTGAAGATGCTTATTTTACCTCTTGTTGTCTCCAGTTTGGTCACAG GACTTGCTGGCTTGGATGCTAAATCAAGTGGCCGTTTAGGCACCAGAGCCATGGTGTACTACATGACAACAACAGTGATTGCAGCCGTCCTGGGAGTGATCCTGGTGCTGCTCATCCATCCCGGGAACCCCAAGCTGAGGGCTAATCTTGGACAGGGAAAGAAGAACGACGAGGTGTCCAGCGTGGACGCTTTGTTTGATCTCATCCGAAATCTTTTCCCGGAGAACTTGGTGCAGGCCTGCTTCCAACAG ATTCAGACAGTAACTACCAAAATACCGGTGCCCACTAACAGAACCAAAGCACCTCCACAGTTCACAATCAAGAAGTCGCTTCAGTTCAAGAGTGGGATGAATGTCCTGG GTTTGATTGGATTCTTTGTTGCTTTTGGAGTTATTATGGGGAAAATGGGGGAGAAGGCCAAGTTGATGTTGGAGTTTTTCAACGTCCTGAATGAGATTGTTATGAACATTGTCGGTGCAATTATGTG GTACTCACCTGTTGGTATTGCCTGCCTCATCTGTGGGAAGATCATCTCTATTGCTGACTTGGAGGTGGTTGCTAAGCAGCTGGGGATGTATATGGTCACTGTGATAGTGGGCCTCATCATCCATGGAGGCATCTTCCTTCCGCTGATATATTTTGTAATAGTAAAAGAAAATCCCTTCAAGTTCTTCATGGGAATATTCCAGGCATGGGTCACGGCTCTTGGAACAGCGTCCAG TGCTGGAACTTTGCCTGTCACGTTCCGATGCTTAGAGGAGAACCTGGGCATCGACAAGAGAGTAACACGTTTTGTCCTCCCAGTGGGTGCGACTATAAACATGGACGGCACAGCACTTTATGAGGCTGTGGCTGCCATCTTCATCGCTCAGATGAATGGGATTGAGCTCGATTGGGGCCAGATTATTACCGTCAG TATGACAGCCACCCTGGCCAGTGTTGGAGCAGCCAGTATCCCCAGCGCTGGACTTGTGACCATGCTTCTGATCCTCACGGCAGTGGGGTTGCCCACTCAGGACATCAGCCTCCTGGTGGCTGTCGACTGGCTGCT GGATCGTTTCCGTACCTCAGTAAACGTGGTCGGGGACTCGTACGGAGCAGGTATCGTGTACCATCTTTCCAAAGATGAGCTGGATTCATTCGATGCCCAGCAGGCCCGGATGGATGAGTTTGAGATGGCAAAGACACAATCCTACTTTGAAAATAACAGCAACCAGAATGTATACACTCACCACAACTCAATCTTGATAGACGACTGCAAG GTCACCATGGGCAAAAATGGCAAGACTCCAGAGTTCTCTCATGTTGAGGAGGAACCATGGAAATGCGAGTAA